GCATTCAGGCCTTGTCCAAGGCGCAGGATTTGTTGACCGGCAAAAGCGTGGCCTCGGCGGATATCGCCGAAGTGGTCGAAAATGCCATCGAGCCGCATCGTGACAGGCCTGACCGTTTTCAGGTTGTTGGACCGTCTTTACAAGCGTCTTCGCGCCAGGCGCTCGGCTTGTCGCTGGCCCTGCATGAGCTTGCCACCAATGCCACAAAATATGGATCGCTATCGGTGACGGAGGGTCAGGTGCGAGTGGAATGGGGCAAGGATGACGATGGCCGTTTCTTCTTGCGCTGGAGCGAGCGCGGTGGGCCGCCGGTGTCTGAGCCGGAGCGTCGTGGCTTCGGCTCCAAGCTGACGGAGCGCGTTGTGGCGGATCTGTTTCGCGGCGAGGCGAAGATTGATTTTGCGCTTGAAGGCGTGGTGTTTTTGCTGCGCGGACAATTGGATCAGGTCGCCAGCCACTGAGCGACCGGACTGATGAGTAGCTCCTGCCAAACAACGCCACTCTTGACCGCAAAGGCCGCACATGGCAGGTCAGACTGACCCTTTGACTTCGATGATAAATGCAGGTTCCCATGACGCTTCCTCTCGCTCCTTCGGCTTCCGCCCCGCATATGGACCCGAAGCGCTCCTTTCAGGCGCTGATCCTGACGCTGCACAATTACTGGGCCGACAAGGGCTGCGCCGTGCTGCAACCCTATGACATGGAAGTCGGTGCTGGTACGTTTCACCCGGCAACGACGCTGCGCGCGCTTGGCCCCAAGCCCTGGAAGGCTGCTTATGTTCAGCCCTCGCGCCGTCCGTCCGATGGCCGCTATGGCGAAAATCCCAATCGCTTGCAGCATTACTACCAATATCAGGTGATCCTGAAGCCGAACCCCTCCAACCTGCAGGAGCTTTATCTCGGCTCGCTAAAGGCTATCGGCCTCGACCCGCTGCTGCATGACGTGCGCTTTGTGGAAGACGATTGGGAAAGCCCGACGCTGGGCGCCTGGGGTCTTGGCTGGGAATGCTGGTGCGACGGGATGGAAGTCTCGCAATTCACCTATTTCCAGCAGGTCTGCGGCATCGAATGCTCGCCGGTGGCGGGTGAGCTGACCTATGGTCTGGAGCGTCTGGCCATGTATGTGCAGGGCGTCGACAATGTCTATGACCTGAACTTCAATGGCCGCGAAGGCGAGGAAAAGATCTCCTATGGCGATGTTTTCCTGCAAGCCGAGCAGGAATATTCCCGCCATAATTTCGAATATGCCAATACCGAGATGTTGCTGCGGCATTTTACCGATGCCGAGAAGGAATGCCAGGCGCTGCTGGATGCCGGTGCGCCGGGCGAAAGCGCCAATCAGGTGCTGCATAAATGCGTATTTCCGGCCTATGACCAATGCATCAAGGCAAGCCACGTCTTCAACCTGCTTGATGCGCGCGGGGTGATTTCCGTCACCGAGCGCCAGAGCTATATCCTGCGGGTGCGCACGCTGGCCAAGGCCTGCGGCGAGGCGTTTTTGCAGACCGATGCCGGTGGCGCGAATTTCGGCAAGGCCGCGTAAGAGCTTGGAAACGGCTGGGGAGAGGGCAAGGGCATGACGCTGGACACCCTTCTCCGGCGAATGACATGGATGCGGCGCGGCTGGCTGATTCTCGCAGCTCTCTGCGGGGTGCTTTATTTCATTCTGGTGCCGTTTTTTCTCTACACCGCCTGGGTTCAATATGTGGTGGCTGCCACCGGCTTTGCGACCTATACCGGCGTCACCAGCTGGCTGGCGCAGGGTATTGGTCGCTGGGCGGCTTTCATCGAGATTGGCGCTTTCGTCTTTCGGGTTGCCAGCGCCTGTTTCTGGTTGGCCTGGCTGTGGTTTGCCGTTCACTTCGCCATCCGTCTTTCACCTGATGCGCCGCCACGACTTGGCCCCTGGGTCTCGGTGATCTGCTGGTTCGTGCCGATCATCAAATATATATTTCCCCAGGTGGTGATGATGGAAATTGCCCGCATCACCATGCGCGATGACCACGCTCCGCCGGAAGGACAAGCGCCGGATCATGATCTGCCAGCCCTGAATGTTCGAGACTTGTACTGGCTCGTCCCATCCATTCTGGTCTGCAATCTGGTGAGCCTGACGGTGATGAATGTCGTATCGCAGGCTGTGGCCGACCGGTTGCAGTTCTCGGCCCATAGTCAACACATCCTGCATCTTGCCGCTGCCGGTGGTGTTGCGACCCTGCTGTCGCTTTTGGCCATGGATGCCTATGCCCGTACGATGGCGAAAGCCCAGGAAACCCGGTTGGCACGGTTGTTTCTTGATCGCGATCTGCCTGAAGCTTGAAGCTTGGCACATTGAAGATTGCAATGGAAACGGCGGCGCGCTACTTGCATAAGCCCTTAAGCCGGAAACGATTTGAGGAATTATGCAGCAGGCAAAAGCCCGGTTAAACCCACGGACATGCTCATGACCCTTACCGCCCAGACCGCCGACGCCCTCACCATCCTGCCGCCCGCAAAGCCGCTAACCGGCCATGTCAGCCCGCCCGGCTCGAAGTCGATCACCAACCGTGTGCTGCTATTGGCGGGTCTGGCCAATGGCACCAGCCGGTTGACCGGCGCGCTGAAAAGCGATGACACCCGCTATATGGCGGATGCGCTGAGGGCCATGGGCGTCACCGTTGAGGAGCCGGATGAGACCACCTTCGTCGTGACCGGCACAGGCCTGTGGCGCGCCCCTGAGGAGGCGTTGTTTCTCGGCAATGCCGGTACGGCGACCCGCTTCCTGACGGCGGCGGTGGCGCTGGCCAATGGCCGATTCACCATCGACGGCGACGAGCATATGCGCAAACGGCCGATCCAGCCGCTGGTCGATGCGCTGCAATCTCTGGGCGTGGCGATTGCCGCCCCAAGCGGCTGCCCGCCGGTTGCCATTGATGCCAAGGGTGCGTTTACCAAAAACCGGGTGGTAATCGATGCCGGTCTCTCCAGCCAATATGTCTCAGCGCTGCTGATGGCCGCCCCGATGGCGGGCGCGGCTTTTGAGGTGGAACTGGCCGGTAGCGAGATCGGCGCGCGCGGCTATATCGACCTGACACTTGCGGCCATGCGCGCTTTCGGCGCCCGCATTGAGCAACCGTCCCAGACAATCTGGCGGGTTGAGCCGACCGGCTACAAGGCAAGCGATTTCCACATCGAGCCGGATGCCTCCGCTGCCACCTATCTCTGGGCCGCCGAAGTATTGACCGGTGGAAAGATCGATATCGGCACGCCAGCCGGACAGTTTACCCAGCCCGATGCCAAGGCCCATACTGTCATTTCTGCCTTCCCGACCATGCCCGCTGTGATCGACGGCAGCCAGATGCAGGACGCCATTCCGACAATCGCCGTGCTGGCGGCCTTTAACGAAACGCCAGTGCGTTTCGTCGGCATCGCCAATCTGCGTGTCAAGGAGTGCGACCGTATCCGGGCGCTCTCGACCGGCCTCAACGCCATCCGCCCCGGCCTTGCCACGGAAGAGGGCGACGATCTGATCATCGCCGCCGATCCGGCGCTTGCCGGTCAGACCCTGCCCGCGAAGATCGACACCTTCGCCGACCACCGCATTGCTATGAGCTTTGCGCTGGCTGGCCTGAAAATCTCCGGCATCACTATTCTTGATCCCGGCTGCGTGGCGAAAACCTATCCCGGCTATTGGGACGCGCTGGCCTCGCTTGGGGTGGACTATCAGAACGACTGATCCGCTTAAGATGGCAGTTTGCCATTGTAAGCCCCCGGAAAATTTTGCTAGCAGGTGTCTACCTGTAAAATCGCTCGCCTCGTTCTGCTGAGGCAAGGAAAGTCAATATGCCCGATCTTCTGCTTGAACTTCGCTCCGAGGAAATCCCTGCCCGCATGCAGCGCAAGGCGGCGGGTGATCTGAAAAAGCTGGTCACGGATGCACTTGTCGATGCGGGCCTGACCTATGAAGGTGCGCGGGAATATTGGACGCCGCGCCGGCTGGTGCTGGACATTCGCGGACTGACGGCCCGGTCTGCCGATGTGAAGGAAGAAAAGAAGGGGCCGAGCGTGTCGGCGCCAGAAAAGGCCATCGAGGGCTTTTTGCGCGGCGCGGGGCTCGCCTCCATCGATCAGGCCGTGGTCAAGACCGATCCCAAGAAGGGCGATTTCTACGTCGCGATGATCGACAAGCCGGGCCGGTCAGCCGAAGAGATCATTACCGAGGCGATGCCGGGCATTATCCGCAGTTTTCCGTGGCCGAAGTCCATGCGATCAGGTGCGGCGTCCATGCCAAAGGGTTCACGCTATGGCGGCATCGAAGGCAAGGGGTCGGAAAGCCTGCGCTGGGTGCGGCCGCTGCAATCCATTCTCTGCACCTTCGGCTCCGAGCACGACGAAGTGG
The Allorhizobium ampelinum S4 genome window above contains:
- the aroA gene encoding 3-phosphoshikimate 1-carboxyvinyltransferase translates to MTLTAQTADALTILPPAKPLTGHVSPPGSKSITNRVLLLAGLANGTSRLTGALKSDDTRYMADALRAMGVTVEEPDETTFVVTGTGLWRAPEEALFLGNAGTATRFLTAAVALANGRFTIDGDEHMRKRPIQPLVDALQSLGVAIAAPSGCPPVAIDAKGAFTKNRVVIDAGLSSQYVSALLMAAPMAGAAFEVELAGSEIGARGYIDLTLAAMRAFGARIEQPSQTIWRVEPTGYKASDFHIEPDASAATYLWAAEVLTGGKIDIGTPAGQFTQPDAKAHTVISAFPTMPAVIDGSQMQDAIPTIAVLAAFNETPVRFVGIANLRVKECDRIRALSTGLNAIRPGLATEEGDDLIIAADPALAGQTLPAKIDTFADHRIAMSFALAGLKISGITILDPGCVAKTYPGYWDALASLGVDYQND
- a CDS encoding DUF4328 domain-containing protein encodes the protein MTLDTLLRRMTWMRRGWLILAALCGVLYFILVPFFLYTAWVQYVVAATGFATYTGVTSWLAQGIGRWAAFIEIGAFVFRVASACFWLAWLWFAVHFAIRLSPDAPPRLGPWVSVICWFVPIIKYIFPQVVMMEIARITMRDDHAPPEGQAPDHDLPALNVRDLYWLVPSILVCNLVSLTVMNVVSQAVADRLQFSAHSQHILHLAAAGGVATLLSLLAMDAYARTMAKAQETRLARLFLDRDLPEA
- a CDS encoding glycine--tRNA ligase subunit alpha, which translates into the protein MDPKRSFQALILTLHNYWADKGCAVLQPYDMEVGAGTFHPATTLRALGPKPWKAAYVQPSRRPSDGRYGENPNRLQHYYQYQVILKPNPSNLQELYLGSLKAIGLDPLLHDVRFVEDDWESPTLGAWGLGWECWCDGMEVSQFTYFQQVCGIECSPVAGELTYGLERLAMYVQGVDNVYDLNFNGREGEEKISYGDVFLQAEQEYSRHNFEYANTEMLLRHFTDAEKECQALLDAGAPGESANQVLHKCVFPAYDQCIKASHVFNLLDARGVISVTERQSYILRVRTLAKACGEAFLQTDAGGANFGKAA